Proteins from a genomic interval of Pseudomonas silesiensis:
- a CDS encoding T6SS effector phospholipase Tle3 domain-containing protein has protein sequence MSESSFHTVAQSIFRLIPNCTTERKLEVPGDLPGVVIFLHGVNDPGAAYESVETGLCQGVNERLDRPDLRAGRYGAKYNQANSTPREAWKDQERQLLDDPDTYLYQRDSDSSEVRSLFIPFYWGYRAEPGEIMRDENGDPARLRDQFQDKFGNRLDRHFAKGGGFFANATNNLLEMYEEGFAKWVRHLVQPTMPNPLYMGKGPNRRYFVLAATRLAMLVSEIRRVSPDETITIMGHSQGTLITLLAQAMLVDRGERCADCVIMVASPYSVLPGTTPKDSKTLQVLINLVQQITQSPHAQPPLSAARCGVPGYGGRTGPRWSPEQGQRLGPEGKTVVFPERDNRGKVYLYFCPDDTTVALDDVQGIGTYGVPDVLRNGEPAMTALQSMRFYQRLWTKRQRDGEPVLVGKVPQPDFTRVKGEPRYPGGWSAAAMASQAPIRQGEARNINAEQLHPPHAPQMFGGEAVTGSTHKSGKDRADAVSQNAALGNPSATFKWVFVQNLSDRIDVEVVRARWNQGKEPDDQTHAFRRTAVSGIALLETKDHYRYEREETPNEIRARMDVDPDELSENSYHSAVLRSPENHRWVTAMDIAIGQAKCLDDPVMREVLVAIADWKMDKKRYFYEVEKMKGWSRLTAQTRTLVKACYLYYQEGTFPSTDLVSLTPPNLISGNLEIGTGQ, from the coding sequence ATGAGCGAGTCGAGCTTTCACACCGTGGCACAGAGCATCTTCCGCTTGATTCCGAACTGCACCACCGAGCGCAAGCTGGAAGTCCCAGGCGACCTGCCTGGAGTGGTGATTTTCCTGCATGGCGTTAATGATCCGGGGGCGGCGTATGAGTCGGTGGAGACGGGGTTGTGTCAGGGGGTGAATGAGCGGTTGGATCGGCCGGATCTTAGGGCTGGGCGGTATGGGGCCAAGTACAATCAGGCTAACAGTACGCCTAGGGAAGCGTGGAAAGATCAGGAAAGGCAACTACTCGACGATCCCGATACCTACCTTTATCAACGCGATTCGGATTCCTCTGAAGTCCGCAGTCTGTTCATCCCTTTTTACTGGGGTTACAGGGCCGAACCCGGCGAGATAATGCGCGATGAAAATGGCGATCCAGCCAGGCTGCGAGATCAATTTCAAGACAAATTTGGCAATCGCCTTGATCGTCATTTCGCCAAAGGCGGCGGTTTTTTTGCCAACGCCACCAACAACCTGCTGGAGATGTACGAAGAGGGCTTTGCCAAATGGGTGCGCCATCTGGTCCAACCCACGATGCCTAACCCCCTGTACATGGGTAAGGGACCGAACCGGCGTTATTTCGTGCTGGCCGCGACCCGGTTGGCGATGCTGGTCAGTGAGATCCGCCGCGTCTCACCTGATGAAACCATCACCATCATGGGGCACAGCCAGGGCACGCTGATCACCTTGCTCGCTCAAGCTATGCTGGTGGATCGGGGCGAGCGCTGCGCCGACTGCGTAATCATGGTGGCCTCGCCCTATTCGGTGCTGCCAGGTACGACGCCGAAAGATTCCAAGACGCTGCAAGTGCTAATTAACCTTGTGCAGCAGATCACCCAATCACCCCATGCGCAACCGCCCCTGAGCGCCGCGCGTTGTGGCGTACCGGGATATGGCGGTCGTACCGGCCCGCGATGGTCACCTGAACAGGGGCAACGTTTGGGGCCTGAGGGGAAAACCGTGGTATTTCCCGAGCGCGACAATCGCGGCAAGGTTTATCTGTACTTCTGCCCGGACGACACCACCGTAGCGCTGGATGATGTGCAAGGCATCGGGACATACGGTGTACCGGATGTGCTGCGCAATGGCGAGCCGGCCATGACCGCGTTGCAATCCATGCGTTTCTATCAACGCCTGTGGACCAAGCGCCAGCGCGACGGCGAGCCCGTGCTCGTTGGCAAGGTTCCGCAACCGGACTTCACCCGAGTCAAGGGGGAACCCCGCTATCCCGGTGGCTGGTCAGCGGCAGCGATGGCTTCGCAAGCACCGATCCGCCAAGGCGAGGCACGCAACATCAATGCCGAACAACTGCACCCGCCTCATGCGCCACAGATGTTCGGCGGCGAAGCCGTGACCGGTTCAACTCACAAATCAGGAAAGGACCGCGCCGACGCGGTCTCGCAAAACGCCGCTTTGGGCAACCCCAGCGCGACCTTCAAATGGGTATTTGTGCAGAACCTTTCCGATCGAATCGACGTGGAAGTCGTACGCGCCCGCTGGAACCAGGGCAAAGAACCGGACGACCAGACCCACGCTTTCCGCCGCACAGCAGTGTCCGGTATTGCGTTGCTCGAAACCAAAGATCACTACCGCTACGAACGCGAGGAAACGCCCAACGAAATCCGTGCCCGCATGGACGTCGACCCTGATGAGTTGAGTGAAAACAGCTATCACTCCGCGGTATTGCGCAGTCCGGAAAACCATCGTTGGGTGACGGCGATGGATATTGCGATTGGGCAGGCGAAGTGTCTGGATGATCCGGTGATGCGTGAGGTGTTGGTGGCGATTGCGGATTGGAAAATGGACAAAAAAAGATACTTCTATGAGGTTGAAAAGATGAAGGGATGGTCGCGCCTGACTGCGCAGACACGGACGTTGGTGAAGGCCTGCTATTTGTATTACCAAGAAGGCACATTCCCTTCCACCGATCTGGTGTCGTTGACGCCGCCGAACCTGATCTCCGGCAACCTGGAAATAGGAACAGGCCAATGA
- a CDS encoding type VI secretion system Vgr family protein — translation MLMELTTLFAPQNRRLITLTTPARGEHELLLERFSGTEGLSTLFSFELSLISQDAQLELKSLIGQPALLAIELATGGARYIHGYISRFSLQGSDGGLARYSATLSPWLWMLSRRYDSRIFQEQTIEDIIRTVFAHSEALPSFEFRLDQALKTHSYITQYRESDLDFVLRLLEGEGLFFYFDHSKEGHQLIITDHSRNLEPLPQQPKIRYHSASVTETADAITQWSSNRVLQSGRMAIQTFDYRQPRNPLPVSMPSINVQGEVPPYEIYDFPGHYSHAVPADGETLVRHRLEAMEVQGKTFRGSSNCRAMLPGYTFELTQHFDHDRDPIADRHFLLLSVEHLGSNNYLSNQPAGYNNSFVCVRHKIPYRPAISTPRPTISGPLTAIVVGPEGEEVFTDALARVQVRFHWQRGQDPAPGTTWLRVAMPSAGAGFGHQFLPRIGQEVLVTFLGGDIDRPLVTSVLYNADHLPPRFSNATGLPGNRTLSGIQTREHKGNGFNELLFDDTPGALRARLGTTHHATALNLGKLTTPRTDGQARPRGNGAELRTDAAIALRAAQGMLLTTYARHGAQGSQLDREELLKLLSECGELFQSLGQTAAARGSQRVDSQGIDTLRQSLTQWPAPESNSSGDPLLAMTAEAGIASATPRSQVHYAGENHDTTAQDHLQLTSGAAMRLNAGQGISAFAQDEGISAIANRGKVLVQAQENDIALNAQKNLHLSATEGEVVVTAPTIRLVADDGSYIKIGGGIEIGTQDKVMVHASDHDWVGPKTDSVSIPSFSRDPAAQRLAFHYPGHADDSPRMAADHAYQIELGDGSVVQGLTDATGLTQRVEREVMHQGRVNAERKNGPEGENQ, via the coding sequence TTGTTAATGGAACTAACAACACTATTTGCGCCACAGAACCGGCGCTTGATCACACTGACTACCCCAGCCAGGGGTGAGCATGAACTGCTACTGGAGCGATTTTCCGGGACTGAAGGATTGTCGACCCTGTTCAGTTTCGAGTTGTCGCTGATCAGTCAGGATGCGCAGCTGGAACTCAAGTCGCTGATAGGACAACCCGCGTTGCTGGCCATTGAACTGGCGACCGGTGGGGCCCGCTATATTCATGGCTACATCAGCCGTTTCAGCCTGCAAGGCAGTGACGGTGGGCTGGCGCGTTATAGCGCGACATTAAGTCCCTGGCTGTGGATGTTGTCGCGACGCTATGACTCACGGATATTCCAAGAGCAAACCATCGAAGACATCATTCGCACGGTGTTTGCCCACTCTGAGGCGCTGCCCAGTTTCGAGTTCCGTCTGGACCAGGCGCTCAAGACCCACAGCTACATCACGCAGTACCGCGAAAGCGATCTGGATTTCGTCTTGCGCCTGCTGGAAGGTGAAGGACTGTTCTTCTACTTCGATCACTCGAAGGAAGGTCATCAACTGATCATCACCGACCATTCCCGCAACCTCGAGCCGTTACCGCAGCAACCGAAGATCCGCTACCACAGCGCTTCGGTCACCGAGACAGCCGATGCCATCACGCAATGGAGCAGCAACCGGGTCTTGCAGTCCGGGCGTATGGCCATCCAGACATTCGACTACAGGCAACCGCGAAATCCACTGCCGGTCAGCATGCCCAGCATCAACGTCCAGGGCGAGGTCCCGCCTTACGAAATCTACGACTTTCCCGGCCATTACAGCCACGCGGTTCCCGCGGATGGCGAGACGCTGGTGCGTCATCGACTGGAGGCCATGGAAGTACAGGGCAAGACGTTTCGGGGCAGCAGCAACTGTCGCGCCATGCTGCCGGGTTACACCTTCGAGTTGACCCAGCACTTCGATCATGACCGTGACCCTATTGCAGATCGCCATTTCCTGTTGCTGAGCGTCGAACACCTAGGCAGTAACAACTACCTGTCGAATCAGCCGGCGGGCTACAATAATAGCTTCGTGTGCGTGCGCCATAAAATTCCGTATCGCCCTGCGATCAGCACTCCTCGCCCGACGATTTCGGGGCCGCTCACCGCCATCGTGGTGGGTCCTGAAGGAGAGGAAGTTTTCACTGATGCGCTGGCGCGGGTACAAGTACGCTTTCACTGGCAGCGCGGGCAAGATCCTGCACCCGGCACCACCTGGCTAAGGGTTGCCATGCCCAGTGCGGGCGCCGGTTTCGGTCATCAGTTTTTGCCGCGCATCGGCCAGGAAGTCCTGGTGACTTTCCTCGGCGGCGATATCGACCGTCCCCTGGTCACTTCGGTGCTCTATAACGCTGACCATTTACCGCCGCGCTTCAGTAACGCCACGGGTTTACCGGGCAATCGAACGCTCTCGGGCATCCAGACCCGGGAACACAAGGGTAACGGCTTCAACGAGTTACTCTTCGACGATACTCCCGGCGCATTGCGCGCCCGCCTGGGCACGACCCATCACGCCACCGCGCTCAATCTGGGCAAACTCACCACGCCCAGAACCGATGGACAAGCCCGGCCCCGTGGCAATGGCGCCGAACTGCGCACCGACGCGGCCATCGCGCTTCGAGCGGCCCAAGGCATGTTATTGACCACCTATGCCCGTCATGGCGCGCAGGGTTCGCAGTTGGACCGCGAAGAATTGCTCAAGCTGCTGAGCGAGTGCGGCGAACTGTTCCAGTCGCTCGGCCAGACCGCCGCCGCCCGTGGTAGCCAACGGGTCGACAGCCAAGGCATCGACACGCTGCGCCAGTCGTTGACTCAATGGCCTGCACCCGAGAGCAACAGTTCGGGCGACCCGCTGCTCGCCATGACGGCCGAGGCTGGCATCGCCAGCGCAACACCGCGATCACAAGTGCACTACGCCGGTGAGAACCACGACACAACGGCTCAGGACCACCTGCAATTGACCAGCGGTGCGGCCATGCGATTGAACGCGGGCCAGGGGATTTCGGCGTTTGCGCAAGATGAAGGCATCAGCGCCATCGCCAATCGGGGCAAGGTGCTCGTGCAAGCCCAGGAGAATGACATTGCGCTCAATGCGCAAAAGAACCTGCACCTGTCGGCCACCGAAGGTGAAGTCGTCGTCACCGCCCCCACCATTCGTTTGGTGGCCGACGACGGCAGCTACATCAAGATTGGTGGCGGCATCGAGATTGGCACCCAGGACAAGGTCATGGTGCATGCCAGCGACCATGACTGGGTCGGGCCGAAAACCGACAGCGTTTCCATCCCTTCCTTCAGCCGTGATCCAGCGGCGCAACGCCTGGCCTTTCACTATCCGGGACACGCCGATGATAGCCCCCGAATGGCAGCAGACCACGCGTATCAGATCGAGCTGGGAGATGGCAGCGTGGTGCAGGGGCTTACGGATGCAACAGGTTTGACGCAGAGGGTGGAGCGAGAGGTGATGCATCAGGGCCGGGTTAATGCCGAGCGAAAAAACGGCCCGGAGGGAGAGAATCAATGA
- a CDS encoding DMT family transporter gives MQAFTAVSPSPIKIVLAMAFVVACWGYSPTGIHIGLQAYDPGHLALLRFLLASVFMGVVALIRGIRLPSLGDLPLLLALGFFAVSLHHVALNFGQQGVSAGASSVLAQSTPLFSTLLARFVFKDRVTAWRWGCVVLGLLGVVIVVAGDHGLGGINGHGGLILLAALSWSFYFALQKQHARRYDGLTLVCYTVWFGTLLLLVYLPGLASKVAAAPVDVQMAVIGLGVFPSALAYLAWAYVLAHVDLSRATMTLYLIPPTAMGIASFALAEQPTLMVFMGSAIVLISVLALNLERRVVVIQGARI, from the coding sequence ATGCAAGCGTTCACCGCCGTCTCCCCCTCCCCCATCAAGATCGTGCTGGCGATGGCGTTCGTCGTCGCTTGCTGGGGCTATTCCCCGACCGGGATTCATATCGGTTTGCAAGCCTATGATCCGGGCCATCTGGCGTTGCTGCGGTTTCTGCTGGCCTCGGTATTCATGGGCGTCGTCGCCCTGATCCGCGGTATCCGCCTGCCGAGCCTTGGCGATCTGCCGCTGCTGCTGGCCCTGGGTTTCTTTGCGGTCAGCCTGCACCACGTGGCGTTGAATTTCGGCCAGCAGGGTGTCAGCGCCGGAGCGTCCAGTGTGCTGGCGCAATCAACGCCCCTGTTCAGCACGCTGCTGGCGCGCTTCGTGTTCAAGGACCGGGTGACGGCCTGGCGCTGGGGCTGTGTTGTCCTGGGTTTACTTGGCGTGGTGATAGTGGTGGCTGGCGATCACGGACTGGGCGGCATAAACGGCCACGGCGGGCTGATTCTGCTGGCGGCGCTGTCCTGGAGCTTTTACTTTGCGCTGCAGAAACAGCATGCCCGGCGCTACGACGGGTTGACCCTGGTGTGTTACACGGTTTGGTTCGGGACGCTGTTGCTGTTGGTTTATCTACCGGGTCTGGCAAGCAAGGTGGCCGCAGCGCCGGTCGATGTGCAAATGGCGGTGATCGGACTGGGCGTGTTTCCGAGCGCCCTGGCGTACCTGGCCTGGGCGTATGTGCTGGCGCATGTGGATTTGAGCCGGGCGACGATGACGCTGTACCTGATTCCACCCACTGCCATGGGGATTGCTTCTTTTGCGTTGGCAGAGCAGCCCACGTTGATGGTGTTCATGGGGTCGGCGATTGTGCTGATCAGTGTGCTGGCGTTGAATCTGGAGCGGCGGGTGGTGGTGATTCAGGGGGCGCGTATCTGA